Proteins from a genomic interval of Lolium perenne isolate Kyuss_39 chromosome 1, Kyuss_2.0, whole genome shotgun sequence:
- the LOC127327371 gene encoding protein ABA AND ROS SENSITIVE 1, with product MDQRKALFRAKLREAKEKQEKRIDPALVRYNEYDQPICRVCNVTLKSEALWPAHQVSRKHHEAKAAAAAKVTEGAAPRGKNANHERPAEPQRAKTSSLPANFFDSQGVKRPNDGTGSEGRSVRQEVAAVQPPAKEASVDKPSVRPDQVPNKGSQGKPNVKGILPGNFFDYAEEDEDEAPAPAPKEPNRNLGNIANPSRMQVKGVPDGFFDSSSTKPTEASASSQAGNIVETAQVKGALPEGFFDNKDADLRARGIEPPKVDVNDALKEFEKEIQEDLQEVDNRLEEEEIDAAAEREEYLTLEQEEYRQRVDLLKKQLTESKATRNAKPNSKPVGMDTESSASDSSSDDEDGNTDFAVDWRAQHMK from the exons ATGGATCAGAGGAAGGCCCTGTTCCGCGCGAAGCTTCGCGAGGCcaaggagaagcaggagaagcgCATCGATCCCGCACTCGTCAG GTATAATGAGTATGATCAGCCCATATGTAGAGTCTGCAACGTTACTCTGAAATCTGAAGCACTTTGGCCTGCGCACCAAGTTTCACGGAAACACCATGAG GCAAAAGCCGCTGCAGCCGCTAAAGTTACAGAAGGTGCAGCTCCTCGTGGCAAAAATGCAAATCATGAAAGACCAGCAGAGCCCCAGAGAGCAAAAACCTCCTCGTTGCCAGCCAATTTTTTCGACAGCCAGGGAGTGAAAAGGCCAAATGATG GTACTGGTTCTGAAGGAAGGTCTGTACGTCAGGAAGTGGCTGCTGTTCAACCGCCAGCCAAGGAAGCAAGTGTAGATAAACCATCTGTTAGGCCGGACCAAGTGCCAAATAAGGGGAGTCAAGGCAAACCCAATGTGAAAGGAATTCTTCCAGGGAATTTTTTTGATTAtgcagaagaagatgaagacgaaGCACCAGCTCCAGCTCCGAAGGAGCCCAACAGGAATTTGGGAAACATTGCCAATCCAAGTCGCATGCAGGTGAAAGGTGTCCCTGATGGCTTCTTTGATAGCAGCAGCACAAAACCCACTGAAGCCAGTGCATCATCTCAAGCAGGGAATATTGTGGAAACTGCTCAAGTAAAAGGAGCCCTGCCAGAAGGATTCTTTGATAACAAAGATGCGGATCTCCGTGCACGTGGTATTGAACCACCAAAAGTTGACGTCAA TGACGCGTTAAAAGAATTTGAAAAGGAAATTCAGGAGGACCTCCAGGAAGTTGATAATCGCCTTGAAGAAGAGGAG ATTGATGCTGCTGCTGAGAGGGAAGAGTACTTGACATTAGAACAAGA GGAGTATAGGCAGCGAGTAGATCTGCTGAAGAAACAGCTCACTGAGTCAAAAGCCACACGGAATGCTAAACCAAATAGCAAACCCGTTGGTATGGACACGGAGTCCAGCGCTAGCGACTCATCAAGTGATGATGAAGATGGCAACACAGATTTTGCTGTTGACTGGAGAGCACAGCATATGAAATGA
- the LOC127327370 gene encoding basic leucine zipper 23: MDDGVDLPSQFFFSHQEMPGTFDDLLSSSSSAATCSHTHTCNPPGPSAAMHTHTCLHTHTQVFDAGSDDDNDAARDDPARPRRPLGNREAVRKYREKKKAHAAFLEEEVKKLRAANQQLLRRLQGHATLEAEVVRLRSLLFDVRAKIDAEVGAFPFQKQCCVGSVVCTDPTLCFNGSSDEVGGVWEESSGLAAADCRFDEDGDGGASREINVSEAVRSMDVVELCFPG; encoded by the coding sequence ATGGACGACGGAGTGGACCTCCCGAGCCAATTCTTCTTCTCCCACCAGGAGATGCCCGGCACCTTCGACGACCTcctgagcagcagcagcagcgcggCAACCTGCAGCCACACGCACACCTGCAACCCTCCCGGCCCGTCGGCCGCCATGCACACGCACACCTGCCTGCACACGCACACCCAGGTCTTCGACgccggcagcgacgacgacaacGACGCCGCCAGGGACGACCCGGCGAGGCCTCGGCGGCCGCTGGGGAACAGGGAGGCCGTGCGCAAGTACCGGGAGAAGAAGAAGGCGCACGCGGCCTTCCTGGAGGAGGAGGTCAAGAAGCTCCGCGCCGCCAACCAGCAGCTGCTGAGGAGGCTGCAGGGCCACGCCACGCTCGAGGCCGAGGTGGTCAGGCTAAGGAGCCTCCTCTTCGACGTCCGGGCAAAGATCGATGCCGAGGTCGGCGCGTTCCCGTTCCAGAAGCAGTGCTGTGTTGGCTCTGTGGTGTGCACTGACCCGACCCTCTGCTTCAATGGCAGTTCTGATGAGGTTGGTGGTGTCTGGGAGGAGAGCTCTGGGCTGGCAGCTGCGGATTGCAGGTTCGACGAAGATGGCGATGGCGGCGCGTCGAGGGAGATCAATGTTTCGGAAGCTGTGCGTTCCATGGATGTTGTTGAGCTCTGCTTCCCTGGCTGA